Part of the Virgibacillus necropolis genome, TCATTTTCTCACATCTCAATCCCTATAGTTATTGTCATTAAAATTCGGTTTAGAACCATTTTCCTGTTTATCTTCCTTAAACTGAGTAAGCATGCCCTGGAAAATTGAAATTGTTTGATCCCACTGCTTAACTTTATCTTGTATTTGATCCATATCCACGTCTTCTGTCCATTTACGAAGCTTTTCCATAACATTCGATTCGTTACTGTTCTTCTTACTACCTTCTTTATACTTATCCCAGTAAGGGTCTGATTCCCCAAGCAAGACCCATTTTTCATAATAAGGCTGCCAGGATTCTCCACTTTTCCTTACTTTCTTAACGAGCTGTGGATGTGTATTGATAAAATCGCGAAACTCCAAAATAGATGAATTTATCCCTCTTTCACTCATTTCAATCACCTCGATGTTATATTGCTACTACTACTAATTTATGCCCAACACAATTGTTTGTGAGCTTTATTTAAAATGAAAACCCTGAAAGAAATAATTCCTTTCAGGGTTTTCATACTTACATAGGCTTTTTCAAGAAATTCTGTGTGTAATAAAAGTGGTATACACCTACACCTAAATGCGTGTAATCTTTTTCTAATAGAGCCTCGCGATGTCCTTTGCTATTTAACCACCCCTGCATCGCTGCTGGAGCGTCTGGGTATTGAGCTGCTATATTTTCACCTGCTGCAACATAAAACACTTCCTTGGCTGCTAAACGTTCTTTAAGGCCATCACCATTTAAACCATAATGAGAAAAATAATTATTAACAGCCATATCTTTGCTATGAAGAAAAGCGACGTCACTAACTGAGTCGCCCCACTCTAGCTTAGATTTTCCATGTTGATTTCGAATAACATTTGTTATAGAAAATATTTGTTGTTCCATCCCGTTTTCTACTTTATCCCATTGTTCATCTGTTAAATTAGGCTTTTTAGGTAATTTGCCCCGATATTCTATTGCATAAGGAAGGTGTTTTAATAATACATCACCAGTTAATACGCGAATAGCTGAAAGCTCTGATGTGAATGTATCAAAATAACATTGCAAAAATACGTTGTCAGCTAATTTTATTAAAGGCCGCATTTCCATTTCTTTTTCATTTAATTTAAATGTATAAGAGGAGACGCCTTCTGACATAGTTACCTCGTTTTTAAATGAAAATTGTTTGTTAACCTCCTGATAGGTTTGTCCTACATGCACTGGTTCAGTTGACAAGTTCTTACCAGTTGCATAAACGGTCACTACTTTGTCAGCTAATACACCAAATTGAATATATTGTTTGGTTTGATCCGTGTATACCCACCAATCATAACCATACGCACTTGGATCTTTACGAATTGGTTCACCTAGGCTTTCAGTTAGTTGTTCCGTATTTTTACCTATCCATTGAAAAAGCTCTCCGTCCAGTTCAATTTCAATAGTAGGTTCTTCTCTTTCTGGTACTATCTTTGTTTGAAGTAAGCTAGTTTTGTTTTTTAGTTTTTCACCGATATCTAATACAGCTTCTTTTGGCGTTACATTATTCATATCCAATAGATAGTAACCACCAACTAGTAGTAGCGCGAGTATAATTATAGATCGAATTAATCGCATATTTGCTTCTCCTTCATCGGATTTTATATGAATTATATGTGCAAGTCTTTGAAACCATGCAGAAAGTTCTCTTCCTTCATAGTTTATCATCCTCTCATAACTATCGACACTAACAAGTCATCTCATACATTGCACTATTTTTTAACCCCGTAGTGTAAGTACTCTAAATTCTCTTTTCGATTGCAACTTCTGACGTTTCGTACTATTATAGTGATAGTTAGGATAATTTGTGAGGTGTAAAAAATATGAAATTAGAAGTTAATGGTATTGAAGATTCAGTTTTAAATTTAAAACCACTTGATCATTTTATGGGCGAACATGCATTTATTCGTGCAGGACAATGGGATTATGACCGTGTTACCTACGACTATAAAATTGGTTCAAAAGAAAAAAATATTACATACTATATTCGTATTCCAGGTTATGCTGTTGAAGGCGATGTTGATCGTGGAAATGCAGTAATAAAATTAATGGCTCCTTTATTAGGCAAACACTACTATCCGCACGGTGTAGAATATGGAGAAAACGAAAACTTTCCACAAAGCTTAGTAGAAAGGGCTACGGGAATAGTTGAAAAACTAAAAGTAGACATTAAAAATTATAAACAATAACACTTACAACTGCTCAGAATCGCCTTGAGCAGTTGCTTTTAGTTTTGGCTGTTTTCGCATAGTTTGTTGCTAATGTCACCACCGTTGATAAAAAATGCGACGTAAGTACTATGTTTGGTGGTTGGACAACCGTTCCGGAAATCCACTACGCTTTCCCCGGGCTCGCGATGAGCCTCCTCGCGAGCAAAAACCGCTCACTGCGGGGTCTCATCGTCTTCGCTTTCTAAGCAGGAGTCTACGTGGATTTACTTCACTAGGGTTTGTGCTTAACAATTTCAATTTACTTGATCACTGTTTGCTTTCATTATAAAAATAGCCTTCAATTTATGGCAGTTGATTGGAGCGGAGGGCAGTCGACTCCTGCGGGAGGATAGGCATAGGTGAGACCCCACAGTGCGACAGCAATCCTTTTCTGTGAGGAGTACAACAACACTGAATTAACTTGCAATACGACGAGCACGAGAAGGCTCACCAGCCGCTCGCGGAAAGCGACTGCCCGCAGCGGAAATCAACTAACGCTTACGTCGTAGTTTAAATATTTCGTATCAAAAACAACAACCTTTTAAAAAATAGCCTAAGTTAAAAGAGGATGTTCAAAAAGTCACCAAATGATAAATAAACTACGAATTTCTACATTGGATTGTCTTTCTGGTCCTCATGTAGAAGTAACCTACATTCCGGTCTCGGGGACTTCGCCGCCTCGAACTTCTTGTTTCTAATTTGGCACCTTTTTGAACACGCATTAAAACTGTTATTTTCTTACTTTATTTCCTCTTTCTTCTGTTCAAATAATTACCGACATGCTATATTCATACTATTAGCTTACTAACATATGTTTGTATATTGAAAGGAGACATCTAATTACATTGTTTCGATCTATCACTAAACGCCAATGGTCACTTATATTTATAGCAATACTTTTTATATTAGCTCTTTATTTTATCTTGCCAATATCTGTTCCTCTTTTAGTTGCATTCATTACAGCATTAGTGCTAAATCCAGCTGTGCGTCTGACACAATCGCATTTGAAGCTTACACGTAAAGCTGCCGTTATTATTACTTTTATGTTATTTTTGGTTTTAATTGGAATTGCAGGAACATTTATAGTAACAAAAGCTGCTACACAAGTTGTTAACTTTGTAGAAGATGTGCCTGAACATTTTAATCACTTAAATGAAGTGTATGCCGAGTGGGAAAATGATTTTCAGAATTACTCCAAGAACTTGCCACCAGAATTTGTATCTCAGATATCAAAGAGCTTAGAAGAAAACTTAATCTCATTAAGTGATACAGCAAAGGAAAAAATTACAATTGATAAAATAGCAGAAGTCTTTGCAAAAGTACCCCAATACTTAATTAGTTTTCTTGTCTATTTGATTGCTTTATTTCTATTTATGCTTGAATTACCAATTTTAAAAGCAAATTTTTACAATCTAATGACAGAGGAGACCGCCGATAAAGTTTCCTTTATGAATAAACGATTATCAAGCGTCACGTTGGGTTTTCTAAAAGCACAATTTCTTGTTAGTATCATAATATTTTTAGCTTCACTAATTGGCTTATTTATTATTACACCAGAGGTAGCTCTAATTATGTCTTTAATCATATGGGTTATTGATTTTATCCCCTTAATTGGGTCAATCGTTATCTTAGCTCCTTGGTCATTATTTATGTTTCTATCCGGTGATACTTCAACGGGGTTAAAACTTGCAATATTAGCCATTATTTTACTTGCCATAAGAAGAACTGTCGAACCAAAAGTAATGGGTAAACATATAGATTTATCTCCCCTTGCTACTCTAATTGCTATGTTTTTGGGTATACAGCTTCTAGGCCTAATAGGTTTTATTGTTGGTCCTTTAGTAGTTATTACATTTAATTCAGCAAAAGAAGCTGGAATTATAAAGTGGAACTTGAAGATATAAAAAATAGGAGCATTGATTCGATGCTCCTATTTTCTGTTGGTTTAAAATAAAGTTTGATCAAAATAGGCCTATAAAACCTGATTCATCAAAAAGAATGAAGCCTGCTTTTGAAAAAAAGATTGATTAAAAACAGGCTCTAAAAATGTTTCGTTCTAAAGAATTTTTGTAAAAAAGTTTGATTATTTTCCTCTTATGTTTTTCAATTAAAGGGCCCGTTAATGGCACATTGATCATTCATACATAAATATTTTGGTAAAAGGAATATTAAACAAAAAGCGTAAAGGAAATAATCTATGAAAAAACTCATTGTAGCAATTTGTTTAACAATTGGAATTTCACTTCCCCTACAACACCGTTGAAAGAACCAAAAGATTGGGGGACTTTCGTAGCTTCAAGCAGCCAAAACGGATGCTCCGCCTTCTTTCTGCATAAACTTTTTCCTTTTCCCACTATTTCTATTTATTGTTTAATATAAAAATGGCTTTTCAGTTAGTATATTATTTGTTATAATGACTCATTCGTCCATAAAAATAATAGTTTTCACTCATATAATCGCAGGAATATGGCCTGCAAGTTTCTACCGGACCCCGTAAAGGTACCGACTATGAGTAGCGATATGATTGTGTTCCATTTTCTATGTACTAGTTTTAGGAGAAGTATCTAGAGATGAAATGTATTGGGAGCCCAGGAAATATTGTTCACTCACAGTGTATAATATTTCTTGGGCTTTTATTTTTGACCTATAAAATGATGCAAGAAAAGAATACAAAGAGTTATGTGTCTTCAAGTTTTACCGTTACGAAGAGGTAGTAACAATGGAGTGTTGAAGTGGAAACTAATGTGACGTTGACAACTTAGAATTTACAAAAGGAGTAAAAATTATTATGTACTTTATTATTAATATTCTTGGGATTTTACTAGTATTAGGCCTGGGCTTTCTTTTATCATTCAATAAAAAGCAAATAGCTATAAAGCCAATTATTATTTTGTTTGTCTTACAATTAGCTACTACTTGGTTCATGTTATCCACCGATATTGGCGGAAAAGTGATTACATTAATTGCTGAC contains:
- the ylbD gene encoding spore coat protein YlbD encodes the protein MSERGINSSILEFRDFINTHPQLVKKVRKSGESWQPYYEKWVLLGESDPYWDKYKEGSKKNSNESNVMEKLRKWTEDVDMDQIQDKVKQWDQTISIFQGMLTQFKEDKQENGSKPNFNDNNYRD
- a CDS encoding CAP domain-containing protein, coding for MRLIRSIIILALLLVGGYYLLDMNNVTPKEAVLDIGEKLKNKTSLLQTKIVPEREEPTIEIELDGELFQWIGKNTEQLTESLGEPIRKDPSAYGYDWWVYTDQTKQYIQFGVLADKVVTVYATGKNLSTEPVHVGQTYQEVNKQFSFKNEVTMSEGVSSYTFKLNEKEMEMRPLIKLADNVFLQCYFDTFTSELSAIRVLTGDVLLKHLPYAIEYRGKLPKKPNLTDEQWDKVENGMEQQIFSITNVIRNQHGKSKLEWGDSVSDVAFLHSKDMAVNNYFSHYGLNGDGLKERLAAKEVFYVAAGENIAAQYPDAPAAMQGWLNSKGHREALLEKDYTHLGVGVYHFYYTQNFLKKPM
- a CDS encoding YugN family protein, which encodes MKLEVNGIEDSVLNLKPLDHFMGEHAFIRAGQWDYDRVTYDYKIGSKEKNITYYIRIPGYAVEGDVDRGNAVIKLMAPLLGKHYYPHGVEYGENENFPQSLVERATGIVEKLKVDIKNYKQ
- the ytvI gene encoding sporulation integral membrane protein YtvI, producing the protein MFRSITKRQWSLIFIAILFILALYFILPISVPLLVAFITALVLNPAVRLTQSHLKLTRKAAVIITFMLFLVLIGIAGTFIVTKAATQVVNFVEDVPEHFNHLNEVYAEWENDFQNYSKNLPPEFVSQISKSLEENLISLSDTAKEKITIDKIAEVFAKVPQYLISFLVYLIALFLFMLELPILKANFYNLMTEETADKVSFMNKRLSSVTLGFLKAQFLVSIIIFLASLIGLFIITPEVALIMSLIIWVIDFIPLIGSIVILAPWSLFMFLSGDTSTGLKLAILAIILLAIRRTVEPKVMGKHIDLSPLATLIAMFLGIQLLGLIGFIVGPLVVITFNSAKEAGIIKWNLKI